From Corticium candelabrum chromosome 13, ooCorCand1.1, whole genome shotgun sequence, a single genomic window includes:
- the LOC134188867 gene encoding unconventional myosin-Id-like, whose translation MAFLESPEFGVGDFILLEKVTELDFLANMKLRFQKDRIYTYIGETLVSVNPYKLLNIYTENEVKEYRGRQVFERPAHIYAIADAAYQSMLRRRQDSCVVISGESGAGKTEASKIVMRYLSAVTRHSSQKEIERVNGLLIDSNCVLEAFGNAKTTRNDNSSRFGKYMDINFDFKGDPLGGHISNYLLEKARVVSQQRGERNFHIFYQLLMGKDAALLKALHLEADPGSYVYTCAGGAANCQVAGIDDKKNFQEVRSAMNAIGFQPEEQQVLWRLVAATIHLGEVQLTSADDGEKSVVKNPAQLKVIAELLGTDSAVIEKALTVKLVTRKQEVIETFHKFEKALFAREALAKVFSGVYFWHSLLELDYF comes from the exons GATAGGATATACACGTACATTGGAGAAACTCTGGTATCAGTCAATCCGTACAAACTACTGAATATCTATACTGAAAATGAAGTAAAAGAGTACAGAGGCAGGCAGGTGTTTGAAAGACCTGCACATATCTATGCTATTGCGGATGCAGCTTACCAGTCAATGTTGAGGAGAAGACAGGATTCTTGTGTTGTGATCTCAG GTGAAAGTGGAGCTGGTAAGACAGAAGCTTCAAAAATTGTCATGCGGTATTTGAGTGCCGTAACACGTCATTCTTCTCAAAAGGAGATAGAACGAGTCAATGGTCTTCTTATTGATTCCAATTGTGTTTTGGAAGCGTTTGGCAATgccaaaacaacaagaaatgacAACTCAAGCAGATTT GGTAAATACATGGACATTAATTTTGATTTCAAGGGTGATCCACTTGGTGGTCACATCTCAAATTATCTTTTGGAGAAAGCTCGTGTTGTATCTCAACAACGTGGAGAGCGCAACTTCCACATTTTTTATCAGCTATTGATGGGTAAAGATGCTGCTTTGCTGAAGGCACTTCACCTTGAGGCTGATCCAGGAagctatgtgtacacatgtgcGGGAGGTGCAGCAAATTGCCAAGTGGCTGGAATTGATGACAAAAAGAATTTTCAGGAAGTGCGAAGTGCAATGAAT GCTATTGGATTTCAACCTGAAGAACAGCAAGTACTCTGGCGTCTAGTTGCTGCTACTATTCATCTAGGAGAAGTACAGTTGACATCAGCAGATGATGGCGAGAAGTCTGTAGTGAAGAATCCTGCTCAGTTGAAAGTTATTGCTGAGCTTCTTGGAACAGATTCTGCAGTAATTGAGAAAGCTCTTACAGTGAAGTTGGTGACAAGGAAACAGGAAGTGATTGAAACTTTCCATAAGTTTGAAAAAGCCTTGTTTGCAAGGGAAGCATTGGCAAAGGTATTTTCGGGTGTTTATTTTTGGCATAGTCTATTGGAATTGGACTACTTCTAA